The segment TGAAACACCCGGCCGAAAATGCGGTCATAGACCGCTGCGTAGTTCGAGTAAACGCGCTCGACTTTTTTTAAGTCCATCCGTTTTTTTAATCCTTGCGGTTCAGCCTCATCACGCTTTTGAGACCGCCCGTCAACTGGCACTTGCGGTAAGTTCAGAGGAGTACAGGAATTTTAAACCACTTTTTTTCTGATGGACAACATTACTCCCATCCCGGGAGTAAGTCAGCGCGGCCAAGCGTGCGCTGTTTGGCGAAGACTACTCGCTTTCTATGAGGATTCAGTCCCTGAATCGACACCAATCACCTCATTCCGAAGCGAATTGGAGCATTGGCGCGAGCGGGACCACGGGCATCGTCAGCCCCGTTGCAAAACCGCTCTCCGATTGAGGATCAGGCGGCTTTGGGCACATCGGGCCGCCACACGCGCCTGCTCGGGGTTCGAGTTTATTCAACCTTGACGCCTGCCTCGCGCACCACCTTGCCCCACTTCTCGATCTCGCGTCGCACGAATACGCCGAACGCCTCTGGCGTGGAGCCGCCCGGTTCGGCGCCGAGCTTGAACCAGAGCTCCTTGATGTCGGCCTCGTCGAAGGCCCTGGCGACCGTCGCCTGAAGCTTCTGCACCATAGCACGCGGCGTGCCGGCCGGCACCCAGATACCGTACCAGGAGGTGATCTCGAATCCGGCAAGGCCCGATTCGATCGCCGTCGGGATGTCGGGAAAGGACGGCGAGCGCCTTGCCGAGGTGACCATGATCGGGCGGATTTTCCCGGCACGGATGTGCGAGGCGGCGCTGCCCAGGGCCTCGAACACCCAGTCGACCTCGCCCGCCAGGAGAGCCTGCGTCGCAGGCCCGGTTCCCTTGTAGGGCACGTGGGTGGCCTTTACGCCCGCGGCGGTGTTGAACAACTCGCAGGACAGGTGCCGCGTGGTGCCGTTGCCCGCCGAGCCGCAATTGAGCTTGCCTTGGTTCGATTGCGCGTAGGCCTGCAGCTCGCCGAGGTTCTTCGCCGGTACCCGCGCGGCCGCCACCATCACGTCCGGAAAGACCGCGACCGAGGTTACCGGCGCGAGGTCCTTCTCGAGATCGTACTGCAGGGTCCTGTAGGCCGTGACCGCCACCGACAGGTGCACGGGCGCGAGCAGCACGGTGTAGCCGTCATTCGGCGACTTGGCGGCAAGCGTCGCGCCGATGGTACCGCCGGCGCCACCGCGGTTGTCGATGACGAACTGCTGACCGAGCATCTGCGAGAGCTTGGCCGACAGCGGGCGTGCCACGGTGTCGGTGCCGCCGCCAGGCGGGAAGGGGACGATCACCTTGACCGGCTTCAAAGGCCATTCTTGCGCTTGCGTCGCGCTAGCGGCAAGAGCAAATAACGTCCAGAGCAACAATCGGGGAATGCGCATCACGAACCTCCAATGCCCAGACCTATCTAAATACGGACGCACAGGCGAGAAAATCGGCAAACAGCGGTGAGGTCGCATGGATCGCAGATCCTTCACCAATTCGGGAGCTGCGCTCGGTGTAAAGGAGATTGAGAGCACCTTTTCTTTGATCCGCGAGGGTATCACCGTCCTGAGTCAGCAGGTGATCCGCCCTCCAGTGGTGATAAGGCGTTTTTCGGTCTTGTCCAGACCTACGCGGGGACAACGAGTTCGCGCGGGCAATTTGCAGTCCAGTGCTCCACACCGCCAGCCTTAATTAGAAACGTATCCTCAGTGTGATGGCGGACGCCTTCATGGTAGTAACTAAATTCAAGGCATACTACCGTGTCGTTTTCGAGCACCGTACGATTTACTTGGTTCATTCGCGGCTGCTCATGAGGGTTGAGGCCTAGGCCGTGCCCAACAAATTCCCTCGGGAAATTAGGCAGGTACTTGCTGATGTGGCTGTACCCACGCTCAAATATCTCGCCCCCGGTCAAGCCCGGCTTGAGCCACATACCCAGTTCGACTTGCACTTCGTTGAGCCGAGCCCAGATTTTCTTGTGCCGGTCGGTGGCTTGTCCAATAAAATAAGAGCGTACAAAATCTGCCGGGTATCCGCGGTACATTGCACCCATGTCCACCTTGACGAAATCACCGACTTGCATCTGGTGCCCTGTTGGGAACGGGCTGTGCGCAGCGAATGAAGTCTTCGGACCACACCCCACATTGATGAAGTGAATCCCGTCGGCACCTTCAGCGATCATGCGTCCGAGGGCTACTCGGGTAAGGTCTTCATCAGTATTGCCGGGTATGATCGCAGCACGAAAACTCTCGTGTGCCCTGACTGTTATTTCTGTCGCCTTACGTAAACGGCGAATTTCTTCAGGTGTCTTTACCATTCGTACGATATCCATGTCGAGCGCTACATCGACAAGCTTGTTGCCGGCCAAAATCTCCTCGAGCTTCTTGCGGAATCCCGTGGTAAGGTTCTCGCCCTCGGTTCCGATCGTAAAACCCTTGACATTTCTTTCTTGCAGAATGTCCTTTGCCGCTTCAAAAAAATCCTTGTAGAAACGAACATCGAGATCTGTGAAGAATTCAGCCATCGCATAAGCGCGCACATCCTCGATCCAGGTCGAATCCATAGCGAGATGTAAATCGACCGCCGGCACAACGAAAGCAGGCTTCATTGCGGGGTCACGAAAATAGAACACCGTGAACGGCCTGTACCCGAGGTTGGCACCGTTGTGGAAGAACTCGCTGATATATTTAGAGTTTTCTGTTCCGCGAACGATTATCAGGTCGATGCCCTTAAGGTCCATCAACGCATTCAGCCGCTGCTCATTAAAGATGATTGGTTTACGCTTCATGGCATGTTCCTGTTTAGTTGATCTCGCGAGCCACAATAACAAGGCGGTTTTTCGTTAAGCGCCTCGAATCATGCAAAGTGAAGTTTTACGTAGTTCAATCGGCACGGATTCCAGCGGCCTTGATTATTGGCGACCAGCGAGCTGTCTCAGCGCGCAGGAACTTGCCAAGATCCTCGGGTGATCCACCGCCAGCTTCAAAGGCCTGGATCTGAAAGCTGTCAATTATTTCCTTTGTTTTGAGCAATGTAGAAAATTCAGTATTTAGTCGCCCAATCACTTCACGAGGGGTACCGGCTGGAGCGAAAAAAGCTTGCCAAGAATCAACTATGATACTTGGAACCGCCTCCGACATTAAAGGTAATTCAGGCGCGAAG is part of the Nitrospira sp. genome and harbors:
- a CDS encoding tripartite tricarboxylate transporter substrate binding protein, which translates into the protein MRIPRLLLWTLFALAASATQAQEWPLKPVKVIVPFPPGGGTDTVARPLSAKLSQMLGQQFVIDNRGGAGGTIGATLAAKSPNDGYTVLLAPVHLSVAVTAYRTLQYDLEKDLAPVTSVAVFPDVMVAAARVPAKNLGELQAYAQSNQGKLNCGSAGNGTTRHLSCELFNTAAGVKATHVPYKGTGPATQALLAGEVDWVFEALGSAASHIRAGKIRPIMVTSARRSPSFPDIPTAIESGLAGFEITSWYGIWVPAGTPRAMVQKLQATVARAFDEADIKELWFKLGAEPGGSTPEAFGVFVRREIEKWGKVVREAGVKVE
- a CDS encoding aminopeptidase P family protein, giving the protein MKRKPIIFNEQRLNALMDLKGIDLIIVRGTENSKYISEFFHNGANLGYRPFTVFYFRDPAMKPAFVVPAVDLHLAMDSTWIEDVRAYAMAEFFTDLDVRFYKDFFEAAKDILQERNVKGFTIGTEGENLTTGFRKKLEEILAGNKLVDVALDMDIVRMVKTPEEIRRLRKATEITVRAHESFRAAIIPGNTDEDLTRVALGRMIAEGADGIHFINVGCGPKTSFAAHSPFPTGHQMQVGDFVKVDMGAMYRGYPADFVRSYFIGQATDRHKKIWARLNEVQVELGMWLKPGLTGGEIFERGYSHISKYLPNFPREFVGHGLGLNPHEQPRMNQVNRTVLENDTVVCLEFSYYHEGVRHHTEDTFLIKAGGVEHWTANCPRELVVPA